A single region of the Ornithorhynchus anatinus isolate Pmale09 chromosome 13, mOrnAna1.pri.v4, whole genome shotgun sequence genome encodes:
- the SNAP47 gene encoding LOW QUALITY PROTEIN: synaptosomal-associated protein 47 (The sequence of the model RefSeq protein was modified relative to this genomic sequence to represent the inferred CDS: inserted 2 bases in 1 codon): protein MPNHVGKRRAVKDVRLEDPRARRLAPPPLPSASGPAGPPPSPGCRGNARPAHEPADGRRRGGGGGAGGQPAGLLLRGVGAAVGARPPHPDAAVVLALAGPAAVRGEASALLFASVTVAEAGGGPKHWFGSPRPGRDAVHAVVRHFWSERPAGGEGPGGSGGXGGRLAGLPADPRPRPRSAADVLRRQGEQLDRVAGGPDRIEADVDVTDRILTALESPTWWPSGRGAGSGTPGGRLLHRYAPGLADGVRVHSPFEVTVPRRRVGRPDVARRLLSAHMPGLLPLLRARFGREAAFPEAAGERPGLAGEPVPSRAGGPTEEIPGAGGGGGPGPGGRGDGGGGPRELSEGGEGPGPTGPGRFPPQMLSELKGLAPEAETELERQDEVAAGLTDKVDRATLALDGQTRRIRGLT, encoded by the exons ATGCCAAACCACGTGGGGAAAAGGAGGGCCGTGAAGGAC GTGCGGCTGGAAGACCCGCGGGCCCGCCGCctcgcccctccgcccctcccttccGCTTCCGGTCCGgcgggccccccccccagccccggttgCCGTGGCAACGCCCGCCCCGCCCACGAG CCGGCCGatggacgacgacgaggaggaggaggaggagcgggtggCCAGCCGGCCGGGCTCCTACTACGCGGCGTCGGAGCGGCGGTGGGCGCCCGGCCTCCTCACCCGGACGCCGCGGTCGTCCTGGCGCTGGCCGGCCCGGCCGCCGTGCGCGGGGAGGCCTCGGCCCTCCTCTTCGCCTCCGTCACGGTCGccgaggcgggcggcgggcccaAGCACTGGTTCGGGTCCCCGCGGCCGGGCCGCGACGCCGTCCACGCCGTCGTCCGCCACTTCTGGAGCGAgcggccggcgggcggggagggcccgggggggtccggggg gggtgGCCGGCTGGCCGGCCTGCCGGCCGACCCCCGCCCGCGGCCGCGGTCGGCCGCCGACGTCCTCCGCCGGCAGGGAGAACAGCTGGACCGCGTGGCCGGAGGCCCGGACCGCATCGAGGCCGACGTGGACGTGACTGACCG GATCCTGACAGCGTTGGAGTCTCCGACCTGGTGGCCGTCGGGCCGGGGCGCCGG gTCCGGGACGCCGGGGGGCCGGCTCCTGCACCGCTACGCCCCGGGCCTGGCGGACGGGGTCCGCGTGCACTCTCCGTTCGAGGTGACCGTGCCGCGGCGCCGGGTCGGCCGGCCGGACGTCGCCCGCCGCCTGCTGTCCGCCCACATgcccggcctcctgcccctcctgcggGCGCGCTTCGGCCGGGAGGCCGCCTTCCCGGAGGCCGCGGGGGAACGGCCGGGCCTCGCCGGGGAGCCCGTCCCGAGCCGGG CCGGCGGCCCGACGGAGGAGAtcccgggggccggaggaggagggggtccgggcccgggcggccgcgGCGACGGAGGGGGAGGCCCCCGGGAGCTGAGTGAG gggggcgaggggccggggccgacggGGCCCGGACGCTTCCCCCCGCAGATGCTGAGCGAGCTCAAGGGCCTGGCCCCGGAGGCGGAGACGGAACTGGAGCGGCAGGACGAGGTGGCGGCCGGCCTCACGGACAAGGTGGACCGGGCCACGCTCGCCCTGGACGGGCAGACCCGACGCATCCGGGGGCTCACGTAG
- the JMJD4 gene encoding 2-oxoglutarate and iron-dependent oxygenase JMJD4 isoform X2, whose translation MGGRRTRGAVDFIAEAGTFGYWDFFRGYLLPNLPCLFSADFTEGWGSRRRWVTADGRPDFDYLLRRFGDAVVPVADCDAREFDANPKERMPLRDYLAYWTEHIRRGSFPRHEAYTTPVHFSSDWLNEYCDARGADDYRFVYMGPRGSWTPFHADVFRSFSWSANVCGRKRWLLFPPGREDLLRDGHGRLPFDATAAAPAPPPLEVIQEAGEVVFVPSGWHHQVYNLDDTISINHNWVNGGNVAGVWSFLQAQLGDVQREVAQWRDAMDDWPRHCQLILKACAGIDYLEFYRFLRTVAEARLRPPAALPGPAHAAFDLDRIAAVLASLLADEDFRGLEAELAVPPPSPRELLARLTEAPGTGRREGRDGDGPPTAGDATPGSAVP comes from the exons ATGGGCGGCCGGCGGACCCGGGGCGCGGTGGACTTCATCGCGGAGGCCGGGACGTTCGGCTACTGGGACTTCTTCCGCGGGTACCTGCTCCCCAAcctcccctgcctcttctccgCCGACTTCACCGAGGGCTGGGGCAGCCGGCGGCGCTGGGTGACGGCCGACGGCAGGCCCGACTTCGACTACCTGCTGCGCCGTTTCG GGGACGCCGTGGTGCCCGTGGCCGACTGCGACGCCCGGGAATTCGACGCCAACCCCAAGGAGCGCATGCCCCTGCGGGACTACCTCGCCTACTGGACGGAGCACATCCGCCGCGG GAGCTTCCCCCGGCACGAGGCCTACACCACCCCCGTCCACTTCTCGTCCGACTGGCTCAACGAGTACTGCGACGCGCGCGGGGCCGACGACTACCGCTTCGTCTACATGGGGCCCCGGGGGTCCTG GACGCCCTTCCACGCGGACGTGTTCCGCTCCTTCAGCTGGTCCGCCAACGTCTGCGGGAGGAAGCGGTGGCTGCTCTTCCCGCCGGGCCGGGAGGACCTCCTGCGCGACGGCCACGGCCGCCTGCCCTTCGACGCcacggccgccgcccccgccccccctcccctggaggtgatccaggaggcCGGGGAGGTGGTGTTCGTCCCCAGCGGCTGGCACCATCAGGTGTACAACCTG GACGACACCATCTCCATCAACCACAACTGGGTCAACGGAGGCAACGTGGCCGGCGTGTGGAGCTTCCTGCAGGCCCAGCTGGGGGACGTCCAGCGCGAGGTGGCCCAGTGGCGGGACGCCATGGACGACTGGCCTCGCCACTGCCAG CTGATCCTGAAGGCCTGCGCGGGGATCGACTACCTGGAGTTCTACCGCTTCCTCCGGACCGTCGCCGAGGCCCGGctgcgcccgcccgccgccctccccggccccgcgcaCGCGGCCTTCGACCTGGACCGCATCGCCGCCGTCCTGGCCTCGCTGCTGGCCGACGAGGACTTCCGCGGGCTGGAGGCCGAGCTGGCcgtccccccgccgtccccccgggAGCTGCTGGCCCGGCTGACCGAGGCCCCGGGGAcgggccggcgggaggggagagacggcGACGGGCCCCCGACGGCGGGGGACGCGACTCCCGGTTCCGCTGTACCGTAA
- the JMJD4 gene encoding 2-oxoglutarate and iron-dependent oxygenase JMJD4 isoform X1, with product MGGRRTRGAVDFIAEAGTFGYWDFFRGYLLPNLPCLFSADFTEGWGSRRRWVTADGRPDFDYLLRRFGDAVVPVADCDAREFDANPKERMPLRDYLAYWTEHIRRGYASPRGCLYLKDWHMTRSFPRHEAYTTPVHFSSDWLNEYCDARGADDYRFVYMGPRGSWTPFHADVFRSFSWSANVCGRKRWLLFPPGREDLLRDGHGRLPFDATAAAPAPPPLEVIQEAGEVVFVPSGWHHQVYNLDDTISINHNWVNGGNVAGVWSFLQAQLGDVQREVAQWRDAMDDWPRHCQLILKACAGIDYLEFYRFLRTVAEARLRPPAALPGPAHAAFDLDRIAAVLASLLADEDFRGLEAELAVPPPSPRELLARLTEAPGTGRREGRDGDGPPTAGDATPGSAVP from the exons ATGGGCGGCCGGCGGACCCGGGGCGCGGTGGACTTCATCGCGGAGGCCGGGACGTTCGGCTACTGGGACTTCTTCCGCGGGTACCTGCTCCCCAAcctcccctgcctcttctccgCCGACTTCACCGAGGGCTGGGGCAGCCGGCGGCGCTGGGTGACGGCCGACGGCAGGCCCGACTTCGACTACCTGCTGCGCCGTTTCG GGGACGCCGTGGTGCCCGTGGCCGACTGCGACGCCCGGGAATTCGACGCCAACCCCAAGGAGCGCATGCCCCTGCGGGACTACCTCGCCTACTGGACGGAGCACATCCGCCGCGGGTACGCCTCCCCGCGGGGCTGCCTCTACCTCAAAGACTGGCACATGACCAG GAGCTTCCCCCGGCACGAGGCCTACACCACCCCCGTCCACTTCTCGTCCGACTGGCTCAACGAGTACTGCGACGCGCGCGGGGCCGACGACTACCGCTTCGTCTACATGGGGCCCCGGGGGTCCTG GACGCCCTTCCACGCGGACGTGTTCCGCTCCTTCAGCTGGTCCGCCAACGTCTGCGGGAGGAAGCGGTGGCTGCTCTTCCCGCCGGGCCGGGAGGACCTCCTGCGCGACGGCCACGGCCGCCTGCCCTTCGACGCcacggccgccgcccccgccccccctcccctggaggtgatccaggaggcCGGGGAGGTGGTGTTCGTCCCCAGCGGCTGGCACCATCAGGTGTACAACCTG GACGACACCATCTCCATCAACCACAACTGGGTCAACGGAGGCAACGTGGCCGGCGTGTGGAGCTTCCTGCAGGCCCAGCTGGGGGACGTCCAGCGCGAGGTGGCCCAGTGGCGGGACGCCATGGACGACTGGCCTCGCCACTGCCAG CTGATCCTGAAGGCCTGCGCGGGGATCGACTACCTGGAGTTCTACCGCTTCCTCCGGACCGTCGCCGAGGCCCGGctgcgcccgcccgccgccctccccggccccgcgcaCGCGGCCTTCGACCTGGACCGCATCGCCGCCGTCCTGGCCTCGCTGCTGGCCGACGAGGACTTCCGCGGGCTGGAGGCCGAGCTGGCcgtccccccgccgtccccccgggAGCTGCTGGCCCGGCTGACCGAGGCCCCGGGGAcgggccggcgggaggggagagacggcGACGGGCCCCCGACGGCGGGGGACGCGACTCCCGGTTCCGCTGTACCGTAA